The Corynebacterium auriscanis genome includes the window ACGGGGCGCTCGTCAGCTGCAGCGTTGCGCCACTGCTGCTCGAGAACCTTCTTGAACTGGGCACCCGTAACGTCCACGACACCCAGGGTGTTGTTGAAAGGCTGAACAGCGTATGCATCCGAGAAAGTGACCTCTCCAGACATCAAATCCTCGCGAACACCACCGGCATTCATGATGCCGATATCGGCCTTGAAATCGGTGGACTTGTTCACCGATTCCAAGGTGGCATCGGCGATCATGGAGTTCAACGTGGATTCGGTACCACGGTTGCTGCCGGAGTCCGCCCCAGAGTTCGACCCACGAAAGAAGTTGGTAGCCGTGGTCGCGACGACCTTCTGCCCCTCTTCCTTAGCAGCGGTGGCCGCGGCCTGCACGATCTTTTCGACTTCCGCATCCTTCTCACCGTTACAGGCCTTCACAACCTCATCGGAGGTGCGGTTGGTGGTCTTTACGCTGACCACGCGCTTTTCCTTCTTGTCGAAAACAACATCGATGTCACCAATCAGCATGCCGTAGTTCGCAGGCTGCACTACAGGAGGCTGGCCATCGAGATTACGGTTCTGGTGGGTATGGCCAGCGATGACGGCATCGACATCCTTGCTGAATCCCGCGGAGGTCACACCTTCGTGAACCAGTCCGATGACCACGTCGGCCTGTCCTTGCTGCTTCAAACGAGTGGCCTCAGCGTTCACAGCCTCGATAGGCTTAGAGAAGGTGATTCCGGGGATACCGGCAGGGCTTACCAGCTGATTCGTCGTATCGGTAATGGCGCCAATATAGGCGATTTTCACACCGCCTTTATTAACGATCGTGCTAGGTGCAACCTGAGCGCCCTTCATATTTGCCGCCAAGTATGGGAACTTGGCCAGCTTGCTGCCGTCAACACCCACGCGGCCGTTGAGGTCATCCCAACCCTTGTCCAGCTCGTGGTTACCAACTGCCGAAGCTTCCAGTTCCATGGCATTGAGAACCTCCACGGTCGGCTTGTCTTTCAGAATGGAGGACTCAAAAGGAGAACCACCGATGTTGTCACCAGCCGAAACAAAGCTAGTGTTCGGGTTGGTCTCGCGCTCCTTATCCAGGAAGCACGCCAGCGCGCCAGCGCCGATCTCGGTCACTGTGCCGCTTTTGGATGTCTTCTGCTGGATGTGACCGTGGAAGTCGGTCACGCCCAGGATGTTCAGGCTTACTTGGTCGGCCTCCGCTGCATATGCGGGAACAGACAGCGAAGTAAAGGCGACACTTGGGGTAACAACAAGCGCCAGCGCGGCACGCGAGAGCTTTCGCGACATAGGTAGGGCTCCTCTTCAGAGTATTGAAACGACAAGAGGAGCTAACCACCCGTTAGCTCCTCTTCGCTCGGCAACAATTCACGCGGTCTTGCGCCTTTGCCCTCGTGTCAGAAAGATTTAGCCCTGAGTTTACTTGGCTCGCCCCCGTTTTGGGGACGAACTTAACCTAATTCAAGACGGTCGCGAGTTCGGCGACCACCGAATCGACCGCCACGTCGCGCTGCTCGTGTGCAGCTAGGTCCTTCAGTGCTACCGTTCCTGCTTCCAGCTCTGCATCACCCATCACGAGGGCGAATGTGGCGCCTGCGCGATCGGCGCCCTTCATCGCACCCTTGAGCCCTCGATCTCCATAGGACATATCGGCGCTGAGCCCCGCAGCCCGCAGCTCGTCAATCAACCGAGCCATCTTGGCCTTGGCAGCACTTCCCAGGGCCACGCCGTAAACATCCACCCGTCGCCCCTCGGATGCCTGCGTGCCCTCTGCCCGCAACGCCAGCAAGGTGCGGTCTACACCCAACCCAAAACCGATGCCCGAGAGATCTTGTCCGCCCAGCTGAGCCATCAAACCGTCATAACGGCCACCGCCACCGATACCGGACTGCGCGCCCAATCCATCGTGGACGAACTCGAAACAGGTTTTGGTG containing:
- a CDS encoding bifunctional metallophosphatase/5'-nucleotidase, with protein sequence MSRKLSRAALALVVTPSVAFTSLSVPAYAAEADQVSLNILGVTDFHGHIQQKTSKSGTVTEIGAGALACFLDKERETNPNTSFVSAGDNIGGSPFESSILKDKPTVEVLNAMELEASAVGNHELDKGWDDLNGRVGVDGSKLAKFPYLAANMKGAQVAPSTIVNKGGVKIAYIGAITDTTNQLVSPAGIPGITFSKPIEAVNAEATRLKQQGQADVVIGLVHEGVTSAGFSKDVDAVIAGHTHQNRNLDGQPPVVQPANYGMLIGDIDVVFDKKEKRVVSVKTTNRTSDEVVKACNGEKDAEVEKIVQAAATAAKEEGQKVVATTATNFFRGSNSGADSGSNRGTESTLNSMIADATLESVNKSTDFKADIGIMNAGGVREDLMSGEVTFSDAYAVQPFNNTLGVVDVTGAQFKKVLEQQWRNAAADERPVLVLGLSKNVEYTYDPTAPIGSRITSVKVDGKVLDENKTYRIAGNNFLLAEGDGFTGFDTHEGGSNKIKDTGLVDVDAFNKYLASSKDLAARTDQTSVGVHFVDANPAELTADQKVKIELSSLSYTTKGEPMAKTVEVSFAYEEGEQIKWAPAVSGDLDNTITNDNNETGKTSLEVMVPANAVALRVKTDNGTDQMMPVNGATLPAGPTPGDNVPGSSDQPGSSDSAGSSKEQQRGFWAFLFGGLLSVLAGAGLLAWAYDTGMIPQWMIPNWVKLPKRILPQAR